Genomic DNA from Marnyiella aurantia:
CTTTACAACAGATGAATATTTTCTGAAGAAGAAAGATACCGCAGCCGATTATCACCTTTTAGCACCTACTATTAAACTGATAAAAGGTAAAGAAAATTCGCAGGTGGTCACTGGCCCCATACAGATGTACATTGAGCAAGTGCCTACACCACTTATTCTTCCTTTCGCAATTCTTCCGTTTTCCGACAAAAGATCTGCAGGTATTCTAATTCCCAGTTTTGGTGAACGTCAGGATGTTGGTTTTTTCCTGAACAGTTTCGGTTATTACCAGCCTATTGGTGAACATTTTGACGTGAAAGTTATGGTAGACTTTTACACTAAAGGTAGTTGGAACATCAGACCCGAAACTAATTATGTAAAGATGTACCGGTACAACGGAAACTTTGCAGCCGACATTGGTTCCACAGTCCGCGGTATTAAAGGTCTGGACGACTACAGCAAAGTGAACACCTACAGGATTTCGTGGCGTCATTCGCAGGATACCAAAGCAAATCCGTTGCTTAATTTCAGTGCGTCCGTAGATCTTGTAAGTTCAAAGTTCTACAATAACACCATTAACAATAATTATATTTTCAACCAGAATGTACTGAACACTCAACAGAATTCAACAGTGAGTGTAACCAAGCGTTTTCTTACATTACCTGTAACGATTACAGGAACGGCTTCCTATTCTCAGAATTTTTCATCAGGACTGGCTGATCTGCGTTTACCACAAATAAATGTTGCAGTAAATCAGTTTTATCTTTTTAAACCACGCACGGGTGTTAGGGAAGGTCTTCTGGAGAACATCACGGTAAATACAGGACTGAATTTTACCAATTTTGCCAATACCGGAGAGGGTGAAATGTTTACCGAGGCAATGTGGGATAAGATGCAAACTGGTCTTAGAAATAATATAACGCTGGGAACAAATACCAATATCGCCAGATATTTCACCTTTTCGCTGGGTGCTAATATAGATAATGCGCTCACGACCAAGACATTGCGAAAAACCTATAATCCTATTACCAATACGGTAGAAGATAACTTTAATAACAAAATTGGAGGTTACTCCGTATTTAGCACCAATGCCAGTTTGCAGACTACCCTTTATGGTACCAAAATATTTAAGGCGGGATCTGCCATTCAGGGCATCAGGCATATGGTGATGCCAAGTATTGGCTTCAGCTACCGTCCCGATTTTGGTACTCCCGGATTTGGATACTTCAGCAGTTATTACGATGCTGCCGGTTCCAACATTCCCTATTCCATTTTTGAACGCGGAATAGTTGGTTCACCTTCCAGTGGTA
This window encodes:
- a CDS encoding putative LPS assembly protein LptD: MTYLNKNAQVKYQDMQIDADYIRIDWRKNEIYARGEVDSTGRIIKPAIATQAGKSYEYNDFQYNYKTRQALAYNARTEESEGVIVAQKTKKYNDSVFFMRRGLFTTDEYFLKKKDTAADYHLLAPTIKLIKGKENSQVVTGPIQMYIEQVPTPLILPFAILPFSDKRSAGILIPSFGERQDVGFFLNSFGYYQPIGEHFDVKVMVDFYTKGSWNIRPETNYVKMYRYNGNFAADIGSTVRGIKGLDDYSKVNTYRISWRHSQDTKANPLLNFSASVDLVSSKFYNNTINNNYIFNQNVLNTQQNSTVSVTKRFLTLPVTITGTASYSQNFSSGLADLRLPQINVAVNQFYLFKPRTGVREGLLENITVNTGLNFTNFANTGEGEMFTEAMWDKMQTGLRNNITLGTNTNIARYFTFSLGANIDNALTTKTLRKTYNPITNTVEDNFNNKIGGYSVFSTNASLQTTLYGTKIFKAGSAIQGIRHMVMPSIGFSYRPDFGTPGFGYFSSYYDAAGSNIPYSIFERGIVGSPSSGMEGAVNFSIGNNIEMKVRSKNDSTGTKKIKIFEALNIAGGYNLAAENNKWSVFTVNGQSSFFDSKLSLNSNLVIDPYENVFVPAENRVVRTENFGRFNIQGFNLQLSYPLSDLIFGEKEELDKKYSTKGEIRNENYYFDDDNYARFHQPWTLNINANYGYNRGGSLFGNTVASVGVDGSIQLTPYWNINGSTHYDFMTQELAYTRVGFSRDQRSFTINFNWVPFGQYKVYDFFIGIKANILQDALKYKDRSFTQPNAPF